Proteins found in one Opitutaceae bacterium genomic segment:
- the malQ gene encoding 4-alpha-glucanotransferase, with translation MSLPFCPVSQKHSGKDSVPFSEPQLPLFNWVTRRSAGVLLHPTSLPGDQGVGVLDGAVDKWLDFLTAAGISQWQVCPLGPTGYGDSPYQCFSAFAGNPYLIDLHALVQAGLLADSDVAPLRNLPRERVDYGWLYSAKWPLLFKAYENFKQSGSTTEPYGSFTLFRDQHRSWLEPFALFLALKDHHSPKPWWEWPANVRFYAKAARSVLNEAVIEKTEAHAFFQYLFFGQWEKVREKARARSIEIIGDAPIFVSRDSADAWANPELFQLDQNTGQPLAVAGCPPDYFTADGQLWGNPLYAWERHKETGYAWWLERLRVNFLVCDILRIDHFRGFDTYWSIPADAPTARTGEWKQGPGLDLFKAIRRAMPDCKLIAEDLGELLPSVHVLRDATGLPGMAILQFAFGGDATNSYLPHNHSQNLAVYPGTHDNDTTLGWYRTADEKTRDHVRRYLRVGGSEIGWDLIRACYHSPAKLAIIPLQDLMSLETHARFNTPGRADSNWQWRYRPEQLEGLHRDSSVYLKALAVLTGR, from the coding sequence ATGTCCCTCCCCTTCTGTCCCGTGAGCCAAAAGCATTCCGGCAAAGACTCCGTTCCTTTCTCCGAACCACAACTGCCCCTGTTCAATTGGGTCACTCGCCGATCGGCGGGCGTGCTCCTGCACCCGACTTCACTCCCAGGGGACCAGGGCGTCGGCGTCCTCGATGGTGCCGTGGACAAGTGGTTGGATTTTCTTACTGCAGCTGGGATCAGCCAGTGGCAGGTGTGTCCCCTCGGGCCAACCGGGTACGGCGATTCTCCCTACCAGTGCTTCTCCGCATTCGCGGGTAATCCCTATCTGATAGACTTGCACGCCTTGGTGCAGGCGGGCCTGCTTGCCGATTCGGACGTCGCACCCTTGCGAAACCTGCCAAGGGAGCGGGTCGACTATGGGTGGCTGTACTCGGCCAAATGGCCGCTCCTCTTCAAGGCTTATGAGAACTTCAAGCAGTCTGGGTCAACAACGGAACCCTACGGCTCGTTCACGCTGTTCAGGGACCAGCACCGCTCCTGGCTTGAGCCGTTCGCGCTCTTCCTCGCCCTGAAGGATCACCACAGCCCAAAGCCTTGGTGGGAATGGCCGGCAAACGTTCGGTTTTACGCAAAAGCGGCCCGGTCGGTCTTGAACGAGGCCGTCATTGAGAAAACCGAAGCGCATGCGTTTTTCCAATATCTGTTCTTCGGCCAGTGGGAGAAGGTGCGTGAGAAGGCGCGTGCTCGATCGATCGAGATCATCGGCGACGCACCCATTTTCGTCTCTCGAGACAGCGCCGACGCATGGGCAAACCCCGAACTCTTCCAACTCGACCAGAACACAGGGCAACCACTTGCCGTCGCGGGATGCCCGCCCGATTACTTCACGGCCGACGGACAACTCTGGGGAAACCCGCTCTACGCCTGGGAACGCCACAAGGAGACGGGCTATGCGTGGTGGCTCGAACGCCTTCGCGTCAACTTTCTCGTCTGTGACATCCTCCGTATCGATCACTTCCGGGGTTTCGACACGTATTGGTCAATTCCTGCCGATGCACCCACCGCGCGCACGGGAGAATGGAAACAAGGCCCCGGCCTCGATCTCTTCAAGGCGATCCGTCGCGCGATGCCCGACTGCAAGCTGATCGCCGAGGATCTGGGAGAACTGCTTCCGTCGGTGCACGTGCTCAGGGATGCCACCGGCCTTCCGGGCATGGCCATCCTTCAGTTCGCCTTCGGCGGCGACGCGACCAACTCCTACCTGCCGCACAACCACAGCCAGAACCTCGCTGTGTATCCGGGAACTCACGACAACGACACCACGCTTGGCTGGTACCGCACCGCGGACGAGAAGACCCGCGACCATGTGCGCCGGTACCTCCGGGTCGGAGGCTCTGAAATCGGCTGGGACCTGATCCGGGCCTGCTACCACTCCCCCGCAAAGCTCGCGATCATCCCGCTTCAGGACCTCATGTCCCTTGAGACGCATGCGCGTTTCAACACGCCAGGCCGCGCAGACTCCAACTGGCAGTGGCGGTATCGCCCGGAACAGCTTGAAGGCCTCCACCGCGACTCTTCGGTGTACTTGAAGGCGCTTGCTGTGCTCACAGGGCGCTGA
- a CDS encoding FKBP-type peptidyl-prolyl cis-trans isomerase, with amino-acid sequence MKFKILISLAACGLAIAATSSAQTTPDAAAQAPATEAAAPAPSPAPKFSDEQVLEVLGWYIGKSAGLADFEFTAEQVEVIIRGLRLAHAGKDSPYELQAIGPEVDRFMRDRKTAAMAKLAAKALQEGAKALAEASARPGAQKTAGGVVYEILKPGEGDYPKATDTVSVQYIGKLPDGSTFDSSYDSGQPIEFPLSGVIPGWTEGIQKINKGGKIRLTIPSELAYGPEPRQGIPANSVLIFEVELLDIKPTPAEPAPLPVAPAPEAPAPEAAK; translated from the coding sequence ATGAAGTTCAAGATCCTTATCTCCCTCGCCGCCTGCGGACTCGCGATTGCGGCCACCTCGAGTGCCCAAACGACGCCTGATGCCGCGGCCCAGGCTCCCGCTACGGAAGCAGCCGCACCTGCGCCGTCCCCAGCCCCGAAGTTCAGTGATGAGCAGGTTCTGGAAGTCCTTGGCTGGTATATCGGCAAAAGCGCCGGCCTCGCAGACTTCGAGTTCACGGCCGAGCAGGTCGAGGTGATTATTCGTGGGTTGCGCCTTGCCCATGCGGGGAAGGACTCGCCCTACGAGTTGCAGGCTATCGGTCCTGAAGTCGACCGCTTCATGCGCGACCGCAAGACCGCGGCCATGGCGAAGCTCGCTGCAAAAGCTCTCCAGGAAGGCGCCAAGGCGCTTGCCGAAGCCTCGGCTCGACCGGGAGCCCAGAAGACGGCCGGCGGCGTTGTTTATGAGATTCTCAAGCCCGGCGAGGGCGATTACCCGAAGGCGACCGACACCGTCTCGGTTCAGTACATTGGCAAGCTCCCTGATGGTTCGACCTTCGACAGTTCCTACGATTCCGGCCAGCCGATCGAGTTTCCGCTGTCGGGCGTGATCCCCGGCTGGACCGAGGGCATTCAGAAGATCAACAAGGGTGGCAAGATCCGCCTCACGATCCCTTCGGAGCTGGCTTACGGTCCAGAACCCCGCCAGGGCATCCCGGCAAATTCGGTGCTTATCTTCGAAGTCGAGCTCCTCGACATCAAACCGACCCCGGCGGAGCCTGCCCCGCTTCCGGTCGCTCCGGCTCCCGAGGCCCCGGCTCCCGAGGCCGCCAAGTAA
- a CDS encoding glycosyltransferase family 1 protein, translating to MANPVRMRLALVTETFPPEVNGAAMTLGRLRDGLVSLGWQVEVVRPSQKGESPAGRQGEFLVPGMPLPFYTALRMGWPVSGRLARRWREVRPDLVHIATEGPLGLAALRAAKKLGLPATSSFHTNFHEYGGHYGLHFGRAMAFRYMRWLHNETRRTFAPTRAMCRDLEQRGFRGLRVMSRGVDSALFTPERRSDELRASWGVGPDDCVVLCVGRLAAEKNLGLAVRAFLEAKASGGARRLVLVGDGPELAPLKSKYPEFHYAGVRRGADLAAHYASADVFVFPSLTETFGNVVTEAMASGVVSVAYDYAAAAEVLAPSGGGFVAPRGDEALFISKTVEACRDSVGRAARRRLAREAAERLSWSAVSAQFAADLEEVRAETPLKSR from the coding sequence ATGGCCAATCCTGTCCGAATGCGTCTGGCGCTGGTGACAGAGACTTTTCCTCCGGAAGTGAATGGTGCAGCGATGACGCTTGGCCGTTTGCGTGACGGTCTTGTGTCTCTGGGTTGGCAGGTGGAGGTGGTACGTCCAAGCCAGAAGGGGGAGTCGCCTGCCGGGCGACAGGGGGAGTTCCTGGTGCCTGGGATGCCGCTTCCCTTTTACACCGCGCTGCGCATGGGCTGGCCAGTCAGTGGCAGGCTGGCGCGCCGTTGGCGGGAGGTCCGCCCGGATCTGGTGCATATCGCCACCGAGGGACCTCTCGGGCTGGCGGCGTTGCGCGCGGCCAAGAAACTCGGCCTTCCCGCCACCTCGAGCTTCCACACGAATTTCCACGAGTACGGGGGACATTACGGTCTCCATTTCGGGCGGGCGATGGCCTTCCGCTACATGCGCTGGCTCCACAATGAAACCCGGCGCACCTTCGCCCCGACACGCGCGATGTGCCGCGACCTCGAGCAGCGCGGATTCCGGGGTCTTCGGGTGATGTCGCGTGGTGTGGATTCCGCGTTGTTCACTCCCGAGCGGCGGTCCGATGAACTGCGTGCGAGCTGGGGCGTCGGTCCGGATGATTGCGTGGTGCTCTGCGTCGGCCGACTTGCTGCAGAGAAGAACCTGGGCCTCGCGGTCCGGGCCTTCCTCGAGGCGAAGGCGAGCGGGGGGGCCAGGCGGCTGGTGCTTGTCGGCGACGGTCCGGAACTGGCCCCGCTCAAGTCGAAGTATCCAGAATTTCATTACGCAGGTGTTCGCAGGGGCGCCGACCTGGCGGCCCATTATGCGTCCGCCGATGTTTTCGTTTTCCCGAGCCTCACCGAGACCTTTGGCAACGTCGTCACCGAGGCAATGGCGAGCGGTGTCGTCTCCGTTGCCTACGATTATGCTGCGGCAGCGGAGGTGCTTGCCCCCAGTGGGGGAGGCTTCGTGGCGCCGAGGGGCGACGAGGCCTTGTTCATCTCCAAGACTGTCGAGGCGTGTCGGGATTCAGTCGGGCGGGCTGCTCGTCGACGGCTTGCGCGGGAAGCGGCCGAGAGGCTTTCCTGGTCGGCCGTGTCGGCCCAATTTGCCGCGGATCTCGAAGAAGTTCGAGCCGAGACCCCCCTCAAATCACGGTGA